The genomic region CGCAATAATTGTCAACGATCCACCCTCTTCGATATTCCGTGCCGCACCAAAAAACCGCTTAGGTCGTTGCAGCGCACTTGCATCCACGCCCCCTGTTAACACCTTTCCAGATGCAGGTACCACGGCATTATAAGCACGAGCCAGCCGTGTAATCGAATCAAGCAGTATTACAACATCTTTCTTGTGCTCGACCAAACGCTTAGCTTTTTCAATGACCATTTCAGCCACTTGAACATGCCTAGCAGCGGATTCATCGAAGGTGGAAGAAATCACCTCTCCCTTGACGGAGCGAATCATTTCCGTAACCTCTTCCGGACGTTCATCGATCAATAACACCATCAGAATCACATCCGGATGATTAGCCGCAATGGCATGTGCAATATGTTGCAGCATAACCGTCTTTCCTGATTTAGGGCTGGCCACCAGCAATCCGCGTTGCCCTTTGCCAATCGGAGCAATCAAATCGATAATACGACTTGTAATATTTTCTTCAGCTTTAATATCCCGTTCAAGTACTAGCCGTTCATCAGGGAATAACGGTGTCAGGTTTTCAAAGAGAATTTTCTGCTTGGAATTTTCTGGTGGCTCATTATTAACTTTATCAACTTTCACCAGTGCAAAATAACGCTCTCCATCTTTGGGTGGACGAATCTCGCCATCGATTGAATCGCCCGTATGCAAATT from Nitrosomonas ureae harbors:
- the rho gene encoding transcription termination factor Rho; this encodes MRLSDLKNLHVTELVKMAIENEIDGANRMRKQDLIFALLKNQARKGENIYGHGTLEVLQDGFGFLRSPDTSYLAGPDDIYISPSQIRRFNLHTGDSIDGEIRPPKDGERYFALVKVDKVNNEPPENSKQKILFENLTPLFPDERLVLERDIKAEENITSRIIDLIAPIGKGQRGLLVASPKSGKTVMLQHIAHAIAANHPDVILMVLLIDERPEEVTEMIRSVKGEVISSTFDESAARHVQVAEMVIEKAKRLVEHKKDVVILLDSITRLARAYNAVVPASGKVLTGGVDASALQRPKRFFGAARNIEEGGSLTIIATALIDTGSRMDDVIYEEFKGTGNMEIHLDRRMAEKRIYPAINVNRSSTRREELLIAAEVLQKIWVLRKLLHPMDDMDAMAFLLDKIKGTKNNSDFFDSMRRV